The following DNA comes from Saccharomyces mikatae IFO 1815 strain IFO1815 genome assembly, chromosome: 8.
TCTTCATTGTCTATTTTGATTTTAGGCAGATTAACTTTCACACGGATATAGTCTTTGATGATACTCGGATCGGTCACTTGTACAATACCAAAGTCTATACATTCATCCATTAATTCCAAGACCAGCAAAACGTTGTCTAGTATGACATCCTTGGTTAAAACctttatttcaaaatactCTTGTAAGAGATGGTAAAACTGTTCCAAAAAGGCAAGTATAGTCATCAGGTCTATATTCGGTTTGTCTGTAGTATGTATCACTGAAACGAAATGCAAAAAATCTCTCTTCAGGTGTATGAAGAACCAATCGTTCTGGGAAAGGATGGGAGGCGCTTCGTCATGATAACATTGTTTGAAACTTGAAAGGACCGATGACAGACTCGGTAGTGCCCTTATATTCTTAGACACCAGTAGCTCAAGATTCTCATCTAGGATGAAAAGGCTTGACGACATGCTCTTCCTTCCAAATTTCTTCACTATTTTTGGTCCCTTTATTTGCTTTTTGTTCAGggcattttcaattttccaATCTGGAATTTAAGTTCCTTTCTAGTTATAAAAAGGCAGATACAAGCTACCCAGAGCAAGAAGAACCGAAAGTAAAAAGCAATGCACAACAAGATTGTTAGAATTGCATCTAGTGCACTAACAGGGGGCAAACTACTCGAGAAACTGAAGCCTTTGACTCACTGGGAAGTTCAATGGGACCCTACCAGTACCAAATGCTTGGGAATAACAAGGGAGGTAACTTTTAAGGACTATGAAACCACCTGGGCTTTTCTCACCCGTGTGTCTATGAGATCTCATCTTTGGGGCCACCATCCGCTGATCCACACGAGCTACAACTGGGTGAAGCTTGAGCTTCGTACGCATGACATAGACCCGAAAGACGCCAATGGGGGCCAGCTTAGCGATATAGATGTCCGCATGGCCAAGAGGATCGATTCCTATATCGATGAGGTGAAAATTTAAGAGAGCACGGCAGTTCTAGaagaatattcttcatttcctGGTTTTTTCTCCTATCgttttattattgaagatttgaataCCTCTACCATTCCTCGGATTGCCTGTggaaaaactgaaaattgaaaaaaaaggtattgaaattttgattgTATTGTGTAAATCATTTTTGGGCAAACCAGAAAAAGGATAATGGCGaacagaaaaatgaataagagGTGGTTACTGCTGACGTGGCTGTTTCTTCTATGTGGGGTCGTTCAAGGGAACCAAGAAACCATTAACCAAAAGTATCACGATGTCTGTTCAGGGATGTATTCCAAGGAGGATTACAATGGAAAAGTGGACCCGTTTATATCGTTTACTTTAGAGGAACTGCCTCTTGCTGAAGAAGGTGATCTTGGTGAGGGGATTAGCGTCGCCGTATTTGATTTCCAAGATTATGAGAACATTGGCGTACAGTTACCAAATGGGGAAATTCATTATATTTGCGATGACTATGCATTGGACTTGGGTCTCTGTGAGGCCTCATCCAAGGGGCAATTTATCATCCAAGAAACGGCCATCGACCCATTCACCAGTAAGGAACATAATTTAACAAGTCAAATTTTGACTTTTACTCAACAAGAATTGGGTACGAACGAAAAGACATACCCAATAAAAAAGACAGGGTACTATTGTGTCACCACGTCTTCTTTCATGTCTTCCAGTTCCAAGTTCCGGGCCACGGTGAATTTTAGGAACGCCTATGGTCAATTGGATGCTTCAGAGGCGTACAAGATGCCCATTTATGCCTTTTTAGCTGTTGCTTACGCCATCTGCACATTAGTGTACTCTTGGCTATGTTGGAAACATAGACATGAATTATTACCTTTACAAAGATACATTTTAGTTTTTTGTATCTTCCTAACAGCAGATACTATTTTCGTCTGGATGTACTATCTTATTGAGAATCAAAAAGGAGACTCTAGCGTGGCtcttcatatatatatgattttCATATCGATATTTAGCGCTGGTAAGATGACTTTTACATTTCTCCTCGCCTTGCTAATATCCTTTGGTTACGGTATAGTGTATCCAAAATTGGAACGTACACTGCTAAGAAGATGCCAGATATTCGCAGTGTTTACCTTCGCAGTATGTGTTGCGTTCTTGCTCCAAAAATACTCCCAAAATTCCGAGTCTTTATCCAATTTGATTTTAATTACTGCTATCCCCATGGTGCTATGTCTATTTGCGTTCTATTATCTCACCCTTTCTTCCATGAACAAAACAATGACCTATTTAAGGGAACAAAATCAAGTGGTAAAGCTAAATATGTACCGAAAACTGATCGTATTGAGCTACATTTCGTTGTTTATATTGTTCTTGGGTCTGTTGGTCTCTACTTTTGCATACGTTGGTATGGACACTGTTGACATGATAGAACAATATTGGAAGACAGAGTTTCTCATTACAGATATCTGGCCcagttttgtttatttcttgGTCTTCGTCGTTTTCGCATTCTTCTGGAGACCTACAAGTACATCCTATTTACTAGCATGCTCGCAGCAGCTACCAACGGACATGGAAAATGTATCAGAATTTGATTTGGATGATATGAATTCTTTGTCAGATGAGATGTTGCCCAATAGAGGGCCACGCAATGACCACGAAGAGCAGAATAACAATGTAGACATCGATTTAGCATCCGATTTTGTAGAAGTACCAAGTGCAAGTACAAATACAAATACAGAAGCCAATGACGATGTTTTGTTCGATGTAGATTACGATAGGGatgcaaaaaataatagacAGGCTACCTAAACTGATTAATTACATAACCTTAGTAAAaaagtttgattttttttagttttcaTTTCCATCTATGTAAATGTAAtgaaagttttattttgtaaTTAAAACTATATTTAGAATATTATTGTCATCAATGGACAGGCAAAACACTACGTTCAAGACTAAATTATGTCGTcaacttttccaaattgaGACGATTGTCTATGTAATCTTGCACTAATCTGACTTGTTACTACGTGCAGATCTTGTGGGTTGGAACTTTGCCATTCTCTTAATTTATAGGTTTGACCAGATAAATCCCAGTAAAGTCCACGCAAGGTGGTATATATACCATGCCTACCTTCCCAAAGCGGATAAATACAGACAGCAAATGCACTGAAGAAAAGCCAGATTATCATCACTACAACCCAACCGgtaaaaaatttcttgctGAAAATATACTTGGAACCATACATGGGCATGGGCCAAACAACCAAAAATGCCAAAGCGAAGAAAACACATAGGAAGTATGCTATCTTTAAACCACGTGCCAGTTCCCTTTGTTCTTCATCCAATTCTTCTTGCAATTGCGTCTCATCCTCTTTCAAAATAG
Coding sequences within:
- the MCO14 gene encoding 4a-hydroxytetrahydrobiopterin dehydratase (similar to Saccharomyces cerevisiae YHL018W; ancestral locus Anc_2.554); this translates as MHNKIVRIASSALTGGKLLEKLKPLTHWEVQWDPTSTKCLGITREVTFKDYETTWAFLTRVSMRSHLWGHHPLIHTSYNWVKLELRTHDIDPKDANGGQLSDIDVRMAKRIDSYIDEVKI
- the SMKI08G0260 gene encoding uncharacterized protein (similar to Saccharomyces cerevisiae YHL017W and PTM1 (YKL039W); ancestral locus Anc_2.552), whose product is MNKRWLLLTWLFLLCGVVQGNQETINQKYHDVCSGMYSKEDYNGKVDPFISFTLEELPLAEEGDLGEGISVAVFDFQDYENIGVQLPNGEIHYICDDYALDLGLCEASSKGQFIIQETAIDPFTSKEHNLTSQILTFTQQELGTNEKTYPIKKTGYYCVTTSSFMSSSSKFRATVNFRNAYGQLDASEAYKMPIYAFLAVAYAICTLVYSWLCWKHRHELLPLQRYILVFCIFLTADTIFVWMYYLIENQKGDSSVALHIYMIFISIFSAGKMTFTFLLALLISFGYGIVYPKLERTLLRRCQIFAVFTFAVCVAFLLQKYSQNSESLSNLILITAIPMVLCLFAFYYLTLSSMNKTMTYLREQNQVVKLNMYRKLIVLSYISLFILFLGLLVSTFAYVGMDTVDMIEQYWKTEFLITDIWPSFVYFLVFVVFAFFWRPTSTSYLLACSQQLPTDMENVSEFDLDDMNSLSDEMLPNRGPRNDHEEQNNNVDIDLASDFVEVPSASTNTNTEANDDVLFDVDYDRDAKNNRQAT